Proteins from one Setaria italica strain Yugu1 chromosome V, Setaria_italica_v2.0, whole genome shotgun sequence genomic window:
- the LOC101772579 gene encoding coatomer subunit beta-1 translates to MEKPCTLLVHFDKGSPSMANEIKAELESGDGPAKADAMRRAISLLLNGESLPHLFITVVRYVQSCDDHAVQKLLLLYLETVDKRDAATGKVLPEMILICQNLRNNLQSPNEYIRGVTLRFLCRLTEPELLEPLVPSILSNLEHRHQFVRRHALSAVSAIYQRQHGDQLIPDAPELVERALASEQDAAARRNAFLMLLASAQERAVAYLLTNADRVAEWPDLLQMAAVDLIRKVCRSKGRVDKGRYIKIIISLLSAPSSAVVYECAGALVSLSSAPTAVRAAANTYCQLLSSQSDNNVKLIILDRLHELRTSHREVMVDVVMDVLRALGSPNVDVRKKVLDLVLDLLTPRNVEEVVLYLKKEVVKTQAAEVEKGGEYRQMLVQAIHACAKKYPEVAASVVHLLMDFLGDPNVAAAFDVVLFVREIIETNPKLRVSIIQRLIDTFSQIRASRVCICALWILAEYSLSLSEVESAISTVKQSLGDLPFFTVSEEGESTDSSKPSQPVVNCVTVSSRRPAVLADGTYATQSAATETAISAPAATLGSLASSQNLRSLILSGDFFLAAAVACNLTKLVLRLEEVQPSKVEVNKACTGALLIMVSILELGQSSYLPHPIDNDSHDRIILCVRCLCNPGEDVRKVWLQSCRQSFVNMLAEKQFRETEEMKAKAQISHAQPDDLIDFYHLKSRKGMSQLELEDAVQDDLMAATGQFTKDADDSNKLNRILQLTGFSDPVYAEAFVTVHHYDIVLDVTVINRTKETLQNLCLELATMGNLKLVDRPQNYTLAPESSKQIRANIKVSSTETGVIFGNIVYETSNVMERSVVVLNDIHIDIMDYISPATCADVAFRNMWAEFEWENKVAVNTVIQEEKEFLNHIIKSTNMKCLTPPSALDGECGFLAANLYAKSVFGEDALVNISIEKQADGKLSGYIRIRSKTQGIALSLGDKITLKQKGGS, encoded by the exons ATGGAGAAGCCGTGCACCCTCCTGGTGCACTTTGACAAGGGCTCGCCGTCGATGGCGAACGAGATCAAGGCGGAGCTCGAGTCCGGCGACGGGCCCGCCAAGGCCGACGCCATGCGCCGCGCCATCTCGCTCCTCCTCAACGGCGAGTCCCTCCCGCACCTCTTCATCACCGTCGTCCGCTACGTACAGTCCTGCGACGACCACGCCGTCCagaagctcctcctcctctacctcgAGACCGTCGACAAGCGCGACGCCGCCACGGGGAAGGTCCTCCCCGAGATGATCCTCATCTGCCAGAACCTCCGCAACAACCTCCAGAGCCCCAACGAGTACATCCGCGGCGTCACACTGCGGTTCCTCTGCCGCCTCACCGAGCCCGAGCTGCTCGAGCCGCTCGTCCCCTCCATCCTCTCCAACCTCGAGCACCGCCACCAATTCGTACGTCGCCACGCGCTATCCGCGGTCTCGGCCATCTACCAACGCCAGCACGGggaccagctcatccccgacgCACCAGAGCTCGTCGAGCGCGCGCTCGCTTCCGAGCAGGACGCCGCAGCGCGCAGGAACGCGTTCCTCATGCTCCTGGCGAGCGCGCAGGAACGCGCCGTGGCGTACCTCCTCACCAACGCCGATCGCGTTGCGGAATGGCCGGATCTGCTGCAGATGGCCGCTGTCGACCTCATCCGCAAGGTCTGCCGCTCCAAGGGCCGCGTCGACAAGGGCAGGTATATCAAGATCATCATCTCCCTCCTCTCAGCGCCCAGTTCCGCCGTCGTGTACGAGTGCGCGGGGGCGCTCGTGTCCCTCTCTTCCGCGCCCACCGCTGTGCGCGCAGCCGCCAACACATACTGCCAGCTGCTCTCCTCGCAGAGCGACAACAATGTGAAGCTCATCATCCTGGACCGTCTGCATGAGCTGCGAACATCGCATAGGGAGGTGATGGTGGATGTGGTCATGGATGTGTTGCGTGCACTGGGGAGCCCCAATGTGGATGTCAGGAAGAAGGTGCTTGATCTAGTGCTGGATCTGCTCACTCCGCGAAatgtggaggaggtggtgctcTACCTCAAGAAGGAGGTGGTTAAGACGCAGGCTGCTGAGGTGGAGAAGGGTGGGGAATACCGCCAGATGCTGGTACAGGCCATTCATGCCTGTGCCAAGAAGTACCCGGAGGTGGCTGCATCAGTTGTGCACCTGCTCATGGACTTCCTTGGGGACCCTAATGTTGCTGCAGCATTTGATGTTGTTCTGTTTGTGCGTGAGATCATAGAGACCAATCCCAAGCTCCGTGTGTCCATTATCCAGAGGTTAATTGACACATTCTCTCAGATCCGAGCATCCCGTGTCTGCATCTGTGCTCTCTGGATCCTTGCAGAGTACTCCCTTTCGTTGTCTGAAGTTGAGAGCGCAATTTCCACTGTCAAGCAAAGCCTTGGGGATCTCCCGTTCTTCACTGTCTCTGAGGAAGGGGAGTCAACTGATTCCTCCAAGCCATCCCAGCCTGTGGTGAACTGTGTCACTGTGTCCTCGAGGAGGCCTGCTGTTCTTGCGGATGGCACTTATGCCACACAGAGTGCTGCCACTGAGACCGCTATTTCAGCTCCGGCAGCGACTCTCGGGTCATTGGCTTCCAGTCAGAATCTCAGATCTCTCATTCTGTCTGGTGATTTCTTcttggctgctgctgttgcctgCAATCTGACCAAGCTTGTGTTGAGGCTGGAGGAGGTTCAGCCATCAAAGGTTGAAGTAAACAAGGCTTGTACTGGAGCCTTGTTGATCATGGTGTCCATTCTGGAATTGGGACAGTCATCTTACCTCCCACACCCTATTGACAATGACTCACATGATAGGATTATTCTCTGTGTGAGGTGTCTTTGCAATCCTGGTGAAGATGTTAGGAAGGTTTGGTTGCAGTCATGCCGCCAGAGCTTTGTCAACATGCTTGCTGAGAAGCAATTTAGGGAGACTGAGGAGATGAAGGCTAAGGCACAGATATCTCATGCCCAACCAGATGATCTTATTGATTTCTACCACCTAAAGAGCAGGAAG GGAATGAGCCAACTTGAGTTGGAAGATGCAGTTCAAGATGATTTGATGGCCGCAACTGGTCAATTTACCAAGGATGCAGATGATTCCAACAAATTGAACCGGATTCTTCAACTGACAGGATTCAGTGATCCTGTGTATGCTGAAGCATTTGTAACTGTTCATCATTATGATATTGTACTTGATGTTACAGTCATAAACCGAACAAAAGAAACACTCCAGAACTTGTGCTTGGAGTTAGCAACAATGGGCAACCTAAAACTTGTTGACCGCCCTCAAAACTACACATTGGCTCCAGAGTCAAGCAAGCAAATTCGAGCGAATATCAAGGTTTCATCAACAGAGACTGGAGTCATATTTGGTAACATAGTTTATGAAACTTCAAATGTGATGGAACGATCAGTGGTGGTCCTAAATGATATTCACATTGATATCATGGACTACATCTCACCTGCTACATGCGCTGATGTTGCTTTCCGGAATATGTGGGCAGAATTTGAGTGGGAAAATAAG GTGGCAGTGAATACTGTGATTCAGGAAGAGAAGGAGTTCTTAAATCATATTATTAAGTCAACAAACATGAAGTGTCTAACACCACC ATCTGCACTTGATGGAGAATGTGGGTTCCTCGCTGCAAACCTTTATGCCAAGAGTGTGTTTGGTGAGGACGCTCTGGTGAACATCAGCATTGAGAAGCAGGCTGATGGCAAGTTGAGCGGCTACATTAGAATAAGGAGCAAGACCCAAGGAATCGCGCTCAGCTTAGGAGACAAGATTACCCTAAAACAAAAGGGTGGCAGCTAG